One window of the Pelobates fuscus isolate aPelFus1 chromosome 12, aPelFus1.pri, whole genome shotgun sequence genome contains the following:
- the HERPUD1 gene encoding homocysteine-responsive endoplasmic reticulum-resident ubiquitin-like domain member 1 protein: protein MADGEVVLLIRSPSLKQDEREIRAARSCSVRELKSQLHRELPGEPKEEDQRLIYSGKLLPDHLKLNEVLSKENRHVLHLVCSARSPPQTQGQDKTPPANTASTNQPSIPPIDGLRQRNNAPQNVPTANRFTSPPGANPAISPYAVYSPQQLIWLQQMYARQYYMQYYAAAAAANPRSPSQSAQEIPVVPAAAPDPLPHRFPAENQPQNPDVQAPVNPVANPNMRMNAQGGLVEEEEDLNRDWLDWVYSAARFAIFLSILYFYSSLSRFMMVLGAMILMYLHHAGWFPFRQRQLQQVVNPAPQAAPNQQDQNNNLQENEIADEALVEDAAAATLQTQSFVTTAWIFFKTFFASLIPEGPPAIVQ, encoded by the exons ATGGCGGACGGGGAGGTCGTACTGTTAATCCGGAGTCCCAGCCTGAAACAGGACGAGCGGGAGATCAGGGCGGCCCGGAGCTGCTCTGTGCGGGAACTGAAATCACAGCTACATCGGGAGCTTCCTGGGGAGCCG AAAGAAGAAGATCAGAGATTGATCTATTCAGGAAAACTGCTCCCTGACCACTTGAAGCTGAATGAAGTGCTGTCCAAG GAAAACAGGCATGTGCTGCACCTTGTTTGCTCTGCTCGGAGTCCACCCCAAACTCAG ggacAAGATAAGACTCCTCCAGCAAACACAGCTTCTACAAACCAGCCTTCAATTCCTCCCATTGATGGGTTAAGACAACGTAATAATGCTCCACAGAATGTTCCAACAGCCAATCGCTTTACCAG tcCTCCTGGAGCCAACCCTGCTATTTCTCCATACGCAGTATACAGTCCCCAGCAGCTTATCTGGCTGCAACAGATGTATGCCAGACAATACTACATGCAATA CTATGCTGCTGCAGCAGCTGCTAATCCCCGCTCCCCCTCTCAGAGTGCTCAGGAAATACCTGTTGTACCAGCTGCTGCTCCAGACCCGTTGCCACACCGGTTTCCTGCAGAAAATCAGCCACAAAACCCAGACGTTCAAGCCCCAGTAAATCCAGTTGCCAATCCAAACATGCGCATGAATGCCCAGGGAGGACTTGTTGAGGAAGAGGAAGATTTGAACAGAGATTGGCTGGACTGGGTTTATTCGGCTGCTCGCTTCGCCATCTTTCTGAGTATCCTGTACTTCTATTCCAGCCTGAGTCGCTTCATGATGGTCTTGGGAGCCATGATTCTCATGTACCT ACACCATGCTGGATGGTTTCCCTTCAGACAGAGACAATTACAGCAAGTGGTAAACCCTGCTCCTCAGGCAGCTCCCAATCAACAGGACCAAAACAACAACTTACAG GAAAATGAGATTGCCGATGAAGCGTTGGTTGAGGATGCAGCAGCAGCGACTCTTCAGACGCAATCCTTTGTGACAACCGCCTGGATATTTTTTAAGACTTTCTTTGCCTCTTTGATCCCTGAAGGCCCTCCTGCAATTGTCCAGTGA